A window of Primulina huaijiensis isolate GDHJ02 chromosome 9, ASM1229523v2, whole genome shotgun sequence contains these coding sequences:
- the LOC140984348 gene encoding probable copper-transporting ATPase HMA5 isoform X1, translated as MAAKRPCTASRTEDSLLPIYSKEASFPPEEKGKGLQKIALFSVTGMTCSACAGSVEKAVKRLPGIKEAVVDVLNNRAQVTFYSNLVNEEKIREAIEDAGFQSTLITEKINEKSIQICRIHVTGLTCTSCSTTIEFILQAVNGVQMTRVATATEEVEVHYDPNFFSHTQVLEAVSEFGFHAVVISTGEDVCQIQLQVDGAHSEHSMKILRNSVQALPGVQELNFDPGLRKLSISYKPDMAGPRDFIQVIESIDKGSFKAMIYPERDGREGHRVEEIRKYYKSFLWSLVFAIPLFLLSMVFMYIPSISRKLDAKLVNMLSIGAILKWILSTPVQFVIGRRFYIGAYKALRHGSANMDVLIALGTNAAYFYSVYSVLRDLTSQNFESSDFFETSALLITFILLGKYLEVLAKGKTSEAIAKLMDLAPETATLLTLDSKGNVLKEQEIEGQLVQKNDVVKIIPGAKIACDGVVVWGESYVNESMITGESKPAAKRKGDMVIGGTVNANGVLHVKATKVGSQSALAQIVQLVESGQMDKAPVQKLADHVSKFFVPLVIVLSFSTWFAWFLAGKLNSYPKSWIPSSMDSFELAFQFGISVMVIACPCALGLATPTAVMVGTGVGASQGVLIKGGNALEITHKVNCIIFDKTGTLTLGKPVVVDIKLLNGMNLNEFLELVAAAEVNSEHPLAKAIVEHVKKLKGDGENHVWPEAKDFKSITGYGVEAFVNSKRVLVGNKNLMLDKDVAIRVDAVEILAEIERLAQTGVLVCIDRELEGILAISDPLKPGASEVVAILKSMNVSSIMVTGDNWGTASAIAKDVGIDTVAAEAKPEHKAEKVKELQAAGKIVAMVGDGINDSPALVAADVGIAIGAGTDIAIEAADIVLMRSNLEDVVTAIDLSRKTFSRIRLNYLWAFGYNVLAIPIAAGALLPAIGLRLPPWIAGAAMAASSVSVVCSSLFLKSYKRPKELNMFEVTEITVE; from the exons ATGGCAGCAAAGCGGCCATGCACGGCGAGCCGTACCGAGGATTCATTGTTGCCAATATATTCTAAAGAAGCCAGCTTTCCACCGGAGGAGAAAGGAAAAGGATTGCAGAAAATAGCCCTATTTTCGGTCACCGGAATGACGTGCTCCGCCTGCGCTGGCTCGGTGGAGAAGGCAGTCAAACGCCTTCCGGGAATCAAGGAGGCGGTGGTTGACGTTCTGAACAACCGGGCACAAGTCACTTTCTACTCTAATCTTGTCAAT GAGGAGAAGATCCGCGAGGCAATAGAAGATGCAGGCTTTCAATCCACTTTGATTACAGAAAAGATAAATGAAAAGTCCATCCAAATATGTCGTATTCATGTAACGGGGTTGACATGCACATCTTGTTCCACaactattgaattcattctgCAAGCTGTAAATGGTGTACAAATGACAAGAGTTGCTACAGCAACAGAAGAGGTTGAAGTTCATTATGATCCGAATTTTTTTTCCCACACTCAGGTATTGGAAGCAGTATCAGAATTTGGATTTCATGCTGTTGTCATTAGCACAGGGGAAGACGTATGTCAAATTCAACTGCAAGTTGATGGTGCTCACTCCGAACATTCCATGAAAATTCTTAGAAACTCAGTTCAAGCACTTCCAGGAGTTCAAGAACTGAACTTTGATCCAGGCCTCAGAAAATTATCGATTTCTTACAAACCAGATATGGCAGGCCCTAGAGACTTTATCCAAGTCATCGAATCAATTGATAAGGGAAGTTTTAAGGCTATGATATATCCAGAAAGGGATGGAAGAGAAGGCCATCGAGTGGAAGAAATCAGGAAATACTACAAATCTTTTCTGTGGAGCTTGGTTTTTGCGATTCCCCTTTTTTTATTGTCAATGGTTTTTATGTATATCCCTAGTATTAGTCGAAAACTTGATGCCAAATTAGTGAACATGCTTAGCATTGGTGCGATTTTGAAGTGGATTTTGTCTACTCCTGTTCAGTTCGTCATTGGCAGACGATTTTATATTGGCGCTTACAAAGCATTGCGCCATGGTTCAGCAAATATGGATGTTCTGATTGCCTTGGGAACGAACGCGGCCTATTTTTATTCCGTTTACTCAGTGTTGAGAGACTTGACTTCTCAAAACTTTGAGTCATCCGATTTTTTTGAGACTAGTGCATTACTCATCACATTTATTCTTCTTGGAAAATATCTTGAGGTTTTGGCGAAGGGGAAGACATCGGAAGCCATAGCAAAGCTCATGGATTTGGCTCCAGAAACAGCAACACTCTTAACCCTTGACAGCAAAGGAAATGTGTTGAAAGAGCAAGAAATAGAGGGCCAGTTAGTACAAAAAAATGATGTGGTGAAGATTATCCCCGGAGCGAAAATAGCCTGTGATGGTGTTGTAGTATGGGGTGAAAGTTACGTGAATGAGAGTATGATAACTGGGGAATCGAAGCCAGCGGCCAAAAGGAAGGGTGATATGGTGATTGGAGGAACTGTGAATGCAAATGGGGTGTTGCACGTTAAGGCAACCAAAGTTGGATCACAAAGTGCTCTTGCTCAAATTGTTCAATTAGTCGAATCAGGGCAAATGGACAAAGCACCGGTTCAAAAACTTGCTGATCATGTATCCAAATTCTTCGTTCCTTTG GTTATAGTTCTTTCATTTTCAACTTGGTTTGCCTGGTTTTTAGCTGGAAAACTGAACAGCTATCCTAAATCTTGGATTCCATCTTCCATGGATAGCTTCGAGCTTGCATTTCAGTTTGGCATTTCTGTGATGGTCATAGCTTGTCCTTGTGCACTGGGGTTGGCTACTCCAACAGCTGTAATGGTGGGCACTGGAGTAGGTGCCTCTCAAGGTGTTCTAATTAAAGGCGGAAATGCATTAGAAATCACTCATAAG GTGAATTGCATCATTTTCGACAAGACAGGAACTCTCACTCTGGGGAAACCGGTTGTTGTTGACATAAAGCTCTTGAATGGTATGAATCTGAATGAATTTCTTGAGCTGGTTGCTGCTGCTGAG GTAAACAGCGAACATCCATTAGCAAAAGCGATCGTGGAGCATGTCAAAAAGTTGAAGggagatggagaaaatcacgtTTGGCCTGAAGCCAAGGATTTTAAGTCAATCACTGGCTACGGTGTTGAGGCGTTCGTGAACAGCAAACGAGTTCTTGTGGGGAATAAGAACTTAATGTTGGATAAGGATGTTGCTATTCGAGTTGATGCTGTGGAAATACTAGCTGAAATAGAAAGATTAGCTCAAACTGGAGTTCTTGTGTGTATTGACAGGGAACTGGAGGGGATTCTTGCCATATCGGATCCGTTGAAACCTGGGGCAAGTGAAGTTGTTGCGATTCTCAAGTCGATGAATGTGAGTAGTATAATGGTGACCGGTGACAACTGGGGAACTGCTTCTGCGATTGCGAAAGACGTCGGGATCGATACAGTTGCTGCAGAAGCCAAACCAGAGCATAAAGCTGAGAAAGTGAAAGAACTACAG GCAGCAGGTAAAATTGTAGCAATGGTGGGAGACGGGATCAACGACTCACCGGCGCTCGTAGCTGCAGATGTTGGAATAGCTATCGGTGCAGGCACCGACATTGCCATTGAGGCAGCCGACATTGTTCTCATGAGAAGCAATCTGGAGGATGTTGTGACTGCTATAGACCTTTCAAGAAAAACCTTCTCTAGAATCCGCCTCAACTACTTGTGGGCATTCGGGTACAACGTGCTTGCTATCCCCATAGCTGCCGGAGCTCTACTCCCGGCCATCGGACTGCGGTTACCTCCATGGATCGCTGGAGCAGCAATGGCCGCATCTTCAGTTAGTGTTGTTTGCAGCTCACTCTTCTTGAAAAGTTACAAGAGACCCAAGGAATTGAATATGTTTGAGGTGACTGAAATAACTGTGGAATGA
- the LOC140984348 gene encoding probable copper-transporting ATPase HMA5 isoform X2: protein MAAKRPCTASRTEDSLLPIYSKEASFPPEEKGKGLQKIALFSVTGMTCSACAGSVEKAVKRLPGIKEAVVDVLNNRAQVTFYSNLVNEEKIREAIEDAGFQSTLITEKINEKSIQICRIHVTGLTCTSCSTTIEFILQAVNGVQMTRVATATEEVEVHYDPNFFSHTQVLEAVSEFGFHAVVISTGEDVCQIQLQVDGAHSEHSMKILRNSVQALPGVQELNFDPGLRKLSISYKPDMAGPRDFIQVIESIDKGSFKAMIYPERDGREGHRVEEIRKYYKSFLWSLVFAIPLFLLSMVFMYIPSISRKLDAKLVNMLSIGAILKWILSTPVQFVIGRRFYIGAYKALRHGSANMDVLIALGTNAAYFYSVYSVLRDLTSQNFESSDFFETSALLITFILLGKYLEVLAKGKTSEAIAKLMDLAPETATLLTLDSKGNVLKEQEIEGQLVQKNDVVKIIPGAKIACDGVVVWGESYVNESMITGESKPAAKRKGDMVIGGTVNANGVLHVKATKVGSQSALAQIVQLVESGQMDKAPVQKLADHVIVLSFSTWFAWFLAGKLNSYPKSWIPSSMDSFELAFQFGISVMVIACPCALGLATPTAVMVGTGVGASQGVLIKGGNALEITHKVNCIIFDKTGTLTLGKPVVVDIKLLNGMNLNEFLELVAAAEVNSEHPLAKAIVEHVKKLKGDGENHVWPEAKDFKSITGYGVEAFVNSKRVLVGNKNLMLDKDVAIRVDAVEILAEIERLAQTGVLVCIDRELEGILAISDPLKPGASEVVAILKSMNVSSIMVTGDNWGTASAIAKDVGIDTVAAEAKPEHKAEKVKELQAAGKIVAMVGDGINDSPALVAADVGIAIGAGTDIAIEAADIVLMRSNLEDVVTAIDLSRKTFSRIRLNYLWAFGYNVLAIPIAAGALLPAIGLRLPPWIAGAAMAASSVSVVCSSLFLKSYKRPKELNMFEVTEITVE from the exons ATGGCAGCAAAGCGGCCATGCACGGCGAGCCGTACCGAGGATTCATTGTTGCCAATATATTCTAAAGAAGCCAGCTTTCCACCGGAGGAGAAAGGAAAAGGATTGCAGAAAATAGCCCTATTTTCGGTCACCGGAATGACGTGCTCCGCCTGCGCTGGCTCGGTGGAGAAGGCAGTCAAACGCCTTCCGGGAATCAAGGAGGCGGTGGTTGACGTTCTGAACAACCGGGCACAAGTCACTTTCTACTCTAATCTTGTCAAT GAGGAGAAGATCCGCGAGGCAATAGAAGATGCAGGCTTTCAATCCACTTTGATTACAGAAAAGATAAATGAAAAGTCCATCCAAATATGTCGTATTCATGTAACGGGGTTGACATGCACATCTTGTTCCACaactattgaattcattctgCAAGCTGTAAATGGTGTACAAATGACAAGAGTTGCTACAGCAACAGAAGAGGTTGAAGTTCATTATGATCCGAATTTTTTTTCCCACACTCAGGTATTGGAAGCAGTATCAGAATTTGGATTTCATGCTGTTGTCATTAGCACAGGGGAAGACGTATGTCAAATTCAACTGCAAGTTGATGGTGCTCACTCCGAACATTCCATGAAAATTCTTAGAAACTCAGTTCAAGCACTTCCAGGAGTTCAAGAACTGAACTTTGATCCAGGCCTCAGAAAATTATCGATTTCTTACAAACCAGATATGGCAGGCCCTAGAGACTTTATCCAAGTCATCGAATCAATTGATAAGGGAAGTTTTAAGGCTATGATATATCCAGAAAGGGATGGAAGAGAAGGCCATCGAGTGGAAGAAATCAGGAAATACTACAAATCTTTTCTGTGGAGCTTGGTTTTTGCGATTCCCCTTTTTTTATTGTCAATGGTTTTTATGTATATCCCTAGTATTAGTCGAAAACTTGATGCCAAATTAGTGAACATGCTTAGCATTGGTGCGATTTTGAAGTGGATTTTGTCTACTCCTGTTCAGTTCGTCATTGGCAGACGATTTTATATTGGCGCTTACAAAGCATTGCGCCATGGTTCAGCAAATATGGATGTTCTGATTGCCTTGGGAACGAACGCGGCCTATTTTTATTCCGTTTACTCAGTGTTGAGAGACTTGACTTCTCAAAACTTTGAGTCATCCGATTTTTTTGAGACTAGTGCATTACTCATCACATTTATTCTTCTTGGAAAATATCTTGAGGTTTTGGCGAAGGGGAAGACATCGGAAGCCATAGCAAAGCTCATGGATTTGGCTCCAGAAACAGCAACACTCTTAACCCTTGACAGCAAAGGAAATGTGTTGAAAGAGCAAGAAATAGAGGGCCAGTTAGTACAAAAAAATGATGTGGTGAAGATTATCCCCGGAGCGAAAATAGCCTGTGATGGTGTTGTAGTATGGGGTGAAAGTTACGTGAATGAGAGTATGATAACTGGGGAATCGAAGCCAGCGGCCAAAAGGAAGGGTGATATGGTGATTGGAGGAACTGTGAATGCAAATGGGGTGTTGCACGTTAAGGCAACCAAAGTTGGATCACAAAGTGCTCTTGCTCAAATTGTTCAATTAGTCGAATCAGGGCAAATGGACAAAGCACCGGTTCAAAAACTTGCTGATCAT GTTATAGTTCTTTCATTTTCAACTTGGTTTGCCTGGTTTTTAGCTGGAAAACTGAACAGCTATCCTAAATCTTGGATTCCATCTTCCATGGATAGCTTCGAGCTTGCATTTCAGTTTGGCATTTCTGTGATGGTCATAGCTTGTCCTTGTGCACTGGGGTTGGCTACTCCAACAGCTGTAATGGTGGGCACTGGAGTAGGTGCCTCTCAAGGTGTTCTAATTAAAGGCGGAAATGCATTAGAAATCACTCATAAG GTGAATTGCATCATTTTCGACAAGACAGGAACTCTCACTCTGGGGAAACCGGTTGTTGTTGACATAAAGCTCTTGAATGGTATGAATCTGAATGAATTTCTTGAGCTGGTTGCTGCTGCTGAG GTAAACAGCGAACATCCATTAGCAAAAGCGATCGTGGAGCATGTCAAAAAGTTGAAGggagatggagaaaatcacgtTTGGCCTGAAGCCAAGGATTTTAAGTCAATCACTGGCTACGGTGTTGAGGCGTTCGTGAACAGCAAACGAGTTCTTGTGGGGAATAAGAACTTAATGTTGGATAAGGATGTTGCTATTCGAGTTGATGCTGTGGAAATACTAGCTGAAATAGAAAGATTAGCTCAAACTGGAGTTCTTGTGTGTATTGACAGGGAACTGGAGGGGATTCTTGCCATATCGGATCCGTTGAAACCTGGGGCAAGTGAAGTTGTTGCGATTCTCAAGTCGATGAATGTGAGTAGTATAATGGTGACCGGTGACAACTGGGGAACTGCTTCTGCGATTGCGAAAGACGTCGGGATCGATACAGTTGCTGCAGAAGCCAAACCAGAGCATAAAGCTGAGAAAGTGAAAGAACTACAG GCAGCAGGTAAAATTGTAGCAATGGTGGGAGACGGGATCAACGACTCACCGGCGCTCGTAGCTGCAGATGTTGGAATAGCTATCGGTGCAGGCACCGACATTGCCATTGAGGCAGCCGACATTGTTCTCATGAGAAGCAATCTGGAGGATGTTGTGACTGCTATAGACCTTTCAAGAAAAACCTTCTCTAGAATCCGCCTCAACTACTTGTGGGCATTCGGGTACAACGTGCTTGCTATCCCCATAGCTGCCGGAGCTCTACTCCCGGCCATCGGACTGCGGTTACCTCCATGGATCGCTGGAGCAGCAATGGCCGCATCTTCAGTTAGTGTTGTTTGCAGCTCACTCTTCTTGAAAAGTTACAAGAGACCCAAGGAATTGAATATGTTTGAGGTGACTGAAATAACTGTGGAATGA